A stretch of the Alnus glutinosa chromosome 6, dhAlnGlut1.1, whole genome shotgun sequence genome encodes the following:
- the LOC133870908 gene encoding 14-3-3-like protein, with amino-acid sequence MAVTPSAREENVYMAKLAEQAERYEEMVEFMEKVTAAVESEELSVEERNLLSVAYKNVIGARRASWRIISSIEQKEESRGNEDHVATIRDYRSKIESELSNICDGILKLLDTRLIPSASSGDSKVFYLKMKGDYHRYLAEFKTGADRKEAAESTLTAYKAAQDIANTELAPTHPIRLGLALNFSVFHYEILNSPDRACNLAKQAFDEAIAELDTLGEESYKDSTLIMQLLRDNLTLWSSDMQDDGADEIKEAAPKRDDEQH; translated from the exons ATGGCCGTGACACCGTCAGCTCGCGAGGAGAACGTGTACATGGCGAAGCTGGCCGAGCAGGCCGAGCGCTACGAGGAGATGGTGGAGTTCATGGAGAAGGTGACAGCCGCGGTGGAGAGCGAGGAGCTGAGCGTGGAGGAGCGGAACCTGCTCTCGGTGGCCTACAAGAACGTGATCGGAGCGCGCAGAGCCTCCTGGCGCATCATCTCCTCAATCGAGCAGAAGGAGGAGAGCCGCGGCAACGAGGACCACGTGGCCACGATCCGCGACTATCGGTCGAAGATCGAGTCGGAGCTCTCCAACATATGCGACGGCATCCTCAAGCTCCTAGACACGCGCCTCATCCCCTCAGCCTCCTCCGGTGATTCAAAGGTCTTCTACCTCAAGATGAAGGGCGATTACCACAGGTACCTCGCCGAGTTCAAGACCGGAGCCGACCGCAAGGAAGCCGCCGAGAGCACCCTCACTGCCTACAAAGCCGCTCAG GATATCGCAAACACTGAGCTGGCTCCTACCCATCCTATCCGGCTTGGACTTGCTCTGAACTTCTCTGTGTTTCACTATGAGATTCTGAATTCCCCTGATCGTGCTTGCAACCTTGCTAAACAG GCTTTTGATGAAGCAATTGCTGAGTTGGATACCCTGGGCGAGGAGTCATACAAGGATAGCACTTTGATCATGCAACTTCTCCGTGATAACCTTACTCTTTGGAGCTCCGACATGCAG GATGATGGTGCGGATGAGATCAAAGAAGCAGCACCCAAGCGTGATGATGAACAACACTAA